One window from the genome of Halomicrobium zhouii encodes:
- a CDS encoding DUF7522 family protein — MSDGSELDDDDETGGSIIRQELADEIVSSSRAATSDTLRSVTYFTRANYQQLYLREDLERDADLDEFVGHEWRDFKETQNAYQTTELGPYHFTVRVFENGYLLRITTEREGVIITTDGLTMREYEEVAEVLERLLQEESG, encoded by the coding sequence ATGAGCGACGGGAGCGAACTGGACGATGACGACGAAACGGGCGGGAGCATCATCCGGCAGGAACTGGCCGACGAGATCGTCTCGTCCTCGCGCGCCGCGACGAGCGACACCCTCCGGTCGGTGACGTACTTCACCCGCGCGAACTACCAGCAGCTGTACCTCCGCGAGGACCTGGAACGCGACGCCGACCTCGACGAGTTCGTCGGCCACGAGTGGCGCGACTTCAAGGAGACCCAGAACGCCTACCAGACGACCGAACTCGGCCCCTATCACTTCACCGTCCGCGTCTTCGAGAACGGGTATCTCCTCCGGATCACCACCGAACGCGAGGGGGTCATCATCACGACCGACGGGCTGACGATGCGCGAGTACGAGGAAGTCGCGGAAGTGCTCGAACGACTGCTGCAAGAAGAGTCCGGCTAG
- a CDS encoding DNA double-strand break repair nuclease NurA — protein sequence MTLDPVHVDGIARLAGRITQGVDPTDHRDFAGTVWNDLLDPLLSDGKPVLEPVDEQARMLVDVQDAALQEPPFPTQHGLDSGTINPTTFKNGIVLDVAQAAMASVPSDLDLHRGRTIVMTAHSNDVAAALDEDWRMQDEGYARERILQVPRVDRYEQDVVHALALYLAESEHALKEADLVGDLLILDGPVYPTGLLQWADHDPELAELLVKDDVLDVVANYVALVEEFVERDAALAGFVKSTTSKAITRIVRKEQGNAPWANDAAFFRQILERHDDEGERLTDALTFTNWFRSRVGTDEVLSTSGDALGIERELDDEAYEVTFFVVYDPREDLLYRVESPYGITRDEETRDAITRQVLADVAAERGPPLAVRKADELARIGGDEKEALREEIERQFDSEQQREYNDKRWGVAFEE from the coding sequence ATGACCCTGGACCCGGTCCACGTCGACGGCATCGCGCGACTCGCGGGCCGCATCACGCAGGGGGTGGACCCGACCGACCACCGGGACTTCGCCGGCACCGTGTGGAACGACCTCCTCGACCCGCTCCTTTCTGATGGAAAGCCCGTCCTCGAACCGGTCGACGAGCAGGCCCGGATGCTGGTCGACGTCCAGGACGCCGCGCTCCAGGAACCGCCGTTCCCGACCCAGCACGGCCTGGACTCGGGGACCATCAACCCGACGACGTTCAAGAACGGCATCGTCCTCGACGTGGCTCAGGCCGCGATGGCGTCGGTGCCCTCAGACCTGGACCTCCACCGCGGCCGGACCATCGTCATGACCGCCCACTCGAACGACGTCGCCGCGGCGCTGGACGAGGACTGGCGGATGCAGGACGAGGGGTACGCCCGTGAACGCATCCTCCAGGTCCCCCGCGTCGACCGGTACGAACAGGACGTCGTCCACGCGCTGGCGCTCTACCTCGCCGAGAGCGAACACGCGCTGAAGGAGGCCGACCTGGTCGGCGACCTGCTGATCCTCGACGGTCCCGTCTACCCCACCGGCCTCCTCCAGTGGGCCGACCACGACCCGGAACTGGCCGAACTGCTGGTCAAAGACGACGTGCTGGACGTGGTGGCGAACTACGTCGCCCTCGTCGAGGAGTTCGTCGAACGCGACGCGGCGCTGGCCGGGTTCGTCAAGTCGACGACGTCGAAGGCTATCACCCGGATCGTTCGGAAAGAACAGGGGAACGCCCCGTGGGCCAACGACGCCGCGTTCTTCCGACAGATCCTGGAACGTCACGACGACGAGGGCGAGCGTCTCACAGACGCGCTGACGTTCACAAACTGGTTCCGTTCGCGCGTCGGGACGGACGAGGTGCTCTCGACCAGCGGCGACGCACTGGGCATCGAGCGGGAACTCGACGACGAGGCCTACGAGGTCACCTTCTTCGTCGTCTACGACCCCCGCGAGGACCTGCTATACAGGGTCGAATCGCCCTACGGCATCACTCGCGACGAGGAGACGCGGGACGCCATCACCCGCCAGGTGCTCGCCGACGTCGCCGCCGAACGCGGCCCGCCGCTGGCAGTGCGCAAGGCCGACGAACTCGCCCGCATCGGCGGCGACGAGAAGGAGGCGCTCCGCGAGGAGATCGAACGGCAGTTCGACAGCGAACAACAGCGCGAGTACAACGACAAGCGGTGGGGGGTGGCGTTCGAGGAGTAG